Proteins co-encoded in one Kutzneria chonburiensis genomic window:
- a CDS encoding AfsR/SARP family transcriptional regulator produces the protein MELGVLGPLRIHGTAAPSRRMTGLVLGVLALRPNTAVPVGRLTDWLWRGRPPASASSNLRTHVAELRGLIRTADGEGPSIEARQGRYTLRVTPDQLDALRFDVLFEEGRRELAAGRPEVAAGRLELAVGLWRGPVLDGLTVPDDLRHDVERLAAHRIEAIEDWIEARLALGRHAGLAAELDGLVTQYPLRERLWGQLMTSLYVGGRQAEALGAYRRLHALLDKELGVQPGPAIRDLHQRMLRGDPLSGPAVRLRTRPQQLPRDPLIFVGRDAELRALSTEPVSAISGTAGVGKTALALRWAHQAASSFPDGCLYADLRGFGPQPAQDPVAVLDGFLRSLGVEERPRELDELAARYRTELADRRLLVLLDNAESAEQVRPLLPGDSASRVVVTSRDSLAGLVAREGARRLDLDLLPMDTAIALLRRLIGARVDAEPTAARELAEQCARLPLALRVAAELAVSRRGPLSDLVAELGLETRKLDLLAAGGDPMTAVRAVFSWSYRQLPTPVADAFRLLGLHPGRDFDAYAAAALTGDADTLAALVGGHLLEEQDGRYRMHDLLRTYARELVTPSESDEATTRLIDHYVYAASLAMDVAVEYEKDRRPKVSPTTHAPTFADIDEANAWLDAERANLIAVAPVASARQVGQLSAILHRYLDNGAYYHEAQLLHACAARSAEPEARAAILCNLGVIFWRLDRPREALDRYLQALDTGDRSVAVRALNNIGLVDEHLGNYEQALGRFAEAARVADEVGDRPGRARALDNLGNVTEYLGRYEEALRHKEDALAIAREIGDVVGEASTLNNIGNVHERTADHHAALAHYRQALEIGRRIGHAEIEGHALDNVGSAYRNIGDHAKAVDHHRRAIDLARETDNNYLLARALNNFGETLRQQGSPAQAADAHREALDIAVTLRELLVQARAHDGIAHSARTSAEAREHWRQALAIYRQLNAPEATAVAACLADS, from the coding sequence CTGGCCCTTAGGCCGAACACCGCAGTGCCCGTCGGCCGCCTCACCGACTGGCTGTGGCGCGGCCGTCCGCCCGCCTCGGCGTCGTCCAATCTGCGCACGCACGTCGCCGAGCTGCGCGGCCTGATCCGCACGGCCGACGGCGAAGGCCCGAGCATCGAGGCCAGGCAAGGCCGCTATACCTTGCGGGTCACGCCTGATCAGCTCGACGCCCTGCGCTTCGACGTGCTGTTCGAGGAGGGTCGCCGCGAGCTCGCGGCGGGGCGGCCGGAGGTGGCCGCTGGGCGTCTGGAGCTGGCCGTCGGCCTCTGGCGCGGGCCGGTCCTGGACGGTCTGACCGTGCCGGACGACCTGCGGCACGACGTGGAACGCCTTGCCGCACATCGGATCGAGGCCATCGAGGACTGGATCGAGGCCCGGCTGGCCCTCGGCCGGCACGCCGGTCTCGCGGCCGAGCTCGACGGCCTGGTAACGCAGTACCCGTTACGTGAGCGGCTGTGGGGCCAGCTGATGACCAGCCTGTACGTCGGCGGCCGGCAGGCCGAGGCGCTCGGGGCCTACCGGCGGCTGCATGCGTTGCTGGACAAGGAACTCGGCGTCCAGCCGGGTCCGGCGATCCGCGACCTGCACCAGCGGATGCTGCGCGGCGACCCACTCAGCGGCCCGGCGGTCCGGCTCCGAACCCGACCCCAGCAGCTGCCCCGGGACCCCTTGATCTTCGTCGGCCGCGACGCGGAACTCCGAGCGCTGTCAACCGAACCGGTGTCGGCGATCAGCGGCACGGCCGGCGTCGGCAAGACCGCGCTGGCGTTGCGCTGGGCCCATCAGGCGGCATCGAGCTTCCCCGACGGCTGCCTGTACGCGGATCTGCGCGGCTTCGGGCCGCAGCCGGCGCAGGACCCGGTCGCCGTGCTGGACGGCTTCCTGCGCAGCCTCGGCGTCGAGGAGCGCCCGCGCGAGCTGGACGAACTGGCCGCCCGCTACCGCACCGAGTTGGCCGACCGACGGCTGCTTGTGTTGCTGGACAATGCCGAATCGGCCGAGCAGGTCCGTCCGCTGCTGCCGGGCGACTCCGCCAGCCGGGTGGTCGTGACGAGCCGCGACTCGTTGGCCGGCCTGGTGGCCCGGGAGGGCGCGCGCCGGCTGGACCTCGATCTGCTGCCGATGGACACCGCGATCGCCTTGCTACGCCGTCTGATCGGCGCGCGCGTCGATGCCGAGCCGACTGCTGCCCGTGAGCTGGCCGAGCAGTGCGCCCGCCTCCCGTTGGCCCTACGCGTCGCCGCCGAGCTGGCCGTGTCCCGTCGCGGTCCGCTGTCCGACCTCGTCGCCGAACTCGGTCTGGAGACCCGGAAACTCGACCTGTTGGCCGCCGGCGGCGATCCGATGACCGCGGTGCGGGCGGTGTTCTCCTGGTCGTACCGGCAGCTGCCCACGCCCGTCGCCGATGCGTTCCGGTTGCTGGGCCTGCATCCCGGTCGGGACTTCGACGCCTACGCCGCGGCCGCGCTGACCGGCGACGCCGACACGCTGGCCGCGTTGGTCGGCGGGCACCTGCTCGAGGAGCAGGACGGCCGCTACCGCATGCACGACCTGCTCCGCACCTACGCCCGCGAGCTGGTCACGCCGTCGGAGAGCGACGAGGCCACCACGCGGCTGATCGACCACTACGTCTACGCGGCCTCGCTGGCCATGGACGTCGCCGTCGAGTACGAGAAGGACCGCCGTCCCAAGGTCTCCCCGACCACGCACGCGCCAACTTTCGCCGACATCGACGAGGCCAACGCGTGGCTGGATGCCGAGCGGGCCAACCTGATCGCCGTCGCCCCGGTCGCCTCGGCCCGCCAGGTCGGGCAGCTTTCCGCCATCCTGCACCGCTATCTCGACAACGGCGCGTACTACCACGAGGCCCAGCTGCTGCACGCCTGCGCGGCCCGCAGCGCCGAACCCGAGGCCAGGGCCGCTATCCTGTGCAATCTCGGCGTGATCTTCTGGCGGCTCGACCGGCCGCGCGAGGCGCTCGACCGCTACCTCCAGGCCCTGGACACCGGTGATCGCAGCGTGGCCGTCCGGGCACTGAACAACATCGGGCTGGTCGACGAGCACCTCGGCAACTACGAGCAGGCGTTGGGCCGATTCGCCGAGGCCGCCCGCGTCGCCGACGAGGTCGGCGACCGCCCCGGCCGGGCGCGAGCCCTCGACAACCTCGGCAACGTCACCGAGTACCTGGGCCGCTACGAGGAAGCTTTGCGGCACAAGGAAGACGCCCTGGCCATCGCCCGCGAGATCGGCGATGTCGTCGGGGAGGCCAGTACCCTCAACAACATCGGCAACGTGCACGAACGGACCGCCGACCACCACGCCGCCCTGGCCCACTACCGGCAGGCCCTGGAGATCGGCCGCCGCATCGGGCATGCCGAGATCGAGGGGCACGCCCTCGACAACGTCGGCTCCGCGTACCGCAACATCGGCGACCACGCCAAGGCCGTCGACCACCACCGCCGCGCCATCGACCTGGCCCGCGAGACCGACAACAACTACCTGCTGGCCCGTGCCCTCAACAACTTCGGCGAAACCCTGCGCCAGCAGGGCTCTCCCGCCCAGGCGGCCGACGCCCACCGCGAGGCATTGGACATCGCCGTCACGTTGCGGGAACTCCTCGTGCAGGCCCG